In a genomic window of Desulfonatronovibrio magnus:
- a CDS encoding CRISPR-associated protein Csx3 codes for MKKIIINLPELFSEDAQAKLVNLEKYKLDCLSLAGEGNDVVLTGPGPVWLYLSLAHILHGKARSLRYSSPVTGEVVIFDHNPF; via the coding sequence ATGAAAAAAATAATTATCAACTTGCCAGAATTATTTTCAGAAGATGCGCAGGCTAAACTGGTTAACCTTGAAAAGTATAAGCTTGATTGCCTGAGCCTCGCTGGAGAAGGAAATGATGTTGTGCTGACTGGTCCTGGTCCTGTGTGGCTTTATTTAAGCCTTGCCCATATTCTTCATGGCAAGGCAAGATCCTTAAGATATTCCTCTCCAGTAACTGGAGAAGTTGTTATTTTTGATCATAATCCATTTTAG
- the csx2 gene encoding TIGR02221 family CRISPR-associated protein — MATKLISFLGLGFYDKVNYYYNFDHEVVGYETPFIQLALTHIFKPDEVVIFLTPEAEKMNWLGIKRTNSQGKEYPGCGLKKSAETLFPETVFTPVSIPGGQGEQEIWEIFESIHSRLDSGDQIIFDITHSFRSIPVIGLACLQYTRSLKDIMIDGIYYGNWEARTRNTETPSAPVENVTSFLTLMDWSHAVRVFQRHGQVEALTDLLEAEVIPRKKHSKGKDEEARILDRLSNLLNSSHSSISTCRGSEIYDGKPWEKAQDIINELTKTSNTIPAFYPLLGLIQNKLEKLQGPDKIFCQEVAKGFGAVEWCLEHGLVQQAYTLLQENIITFYCQKFNLNYQRREDRSLVSQGLSRSLIKIPEDKWFGEAAERPEIIKEIQKKANKEVCKIYDKITQNRNDINHAGTATCFRSDKLIKDIHDLFNKLLKCLSESSEL, encoded by the coding sequence TTGGCTACAAAATTAATTTCTTTTTTAGGCTTAGGTTTTTATGACAAGGTAAACTACTATTATAATTTTGACCATGAAGTAGTTGGATATGAAACCCCCTTTATCCAATTAGCCCTTACCCATATATTTAAACCTGATGAGGTTGTTATATTCCTGACACCTGAAGCTGAAAAAATGAACTGGCTGGGAATTAAAAGAACAAACAGTCAAGGAAAAGAATACCCGGGCTGTGGGTTAAAAAAATCTGCTGAGACTCTTTTTCCAGAAACCGTCTTTACTCCTGTTTCAATTCCAGGAGGACAAGGAGAGCAGGAAATATGGGAAATTTTTGAGTCTATTCATTCCAGGCTCGACTCAGGGGATCAAATCATTTTTGACATTACCCATTCATTCAGATCCATACCTGTAATCGGACTTGCTTGTCTTCAATATACAAGATCGCTTAAGGACATTATGATTGATGGTATCTACTACGGTAACTGGGAAGCAAGAACTCGAAATACAGAAACCCCATCTGCTCCTGTAGAGAACGTAACATCTTTTTTAACACTTATGGATTGGAGTCATGCTGTTCGGGTTTTTCAACGACATGGGCAGGTGGAGGCGCTGACAGACCTGTTGGAAGCTGAGGTAATTCCTCGGAAAAAACACTCTAAAGGCAAAGATGAGGAAGCCAGAATTCTGGACCGATTAAGTAATCTTCTTAATTCAAGTCATTCCAGCATTTCTACTTGCAGAGGTTCTGAAATTTATGATGGCAAACCGTGGGAGAAAGCACAAGATATTATCAATGAACTCACAAAAACATCGAATACTATACCTGCTTTTTATCCGCTCCTTGGCTTAATTCAAAATAAATTAGAAAAATTACAAGGGCCTGACAAAATCTTTTGTCAGGAAGTTGCCAAAGGGTTTGGTGCTGTAGAGTGGTGCTTGGAGCATGGTTTGGTACAGCAGGCTTACACACTTCTTCAGGAGAACATCATTACCTTCTACTGTCAGAAATTTAATCTCAATTACCAGCGCAGGGAAGACAGATCTCTAGTATCTCAGGGTCTGTCAAGAAGTCTGATAAAAATACCTGAAGATAAATGGTTTGGGGAGGCAGCAGAAAGGCCTGAAATTATCAAAGAGATTCAAAAAAAAGCTAATAAAGAGGTTTGTAAAATATATGATAAAATTACTCAGAATCGAAATGATATTAATCATGCTGGTACTGCAACCTGCTTTCGTTCTGATAAGTTGATAAAAGATATTCACGACCTGTTTAATAAACTTTTGAAATGCCTTTCGGAAAGCTCGGAGTTATGA